The Branchiostoma floridae strain S238N-H82 chromosome 6, Bfl_VNyyK, whole genome shotgun sequence genomic interval TTTTCTCAGCTCCTAGGGATTGGTGAGGAGCTATGGCGGCTGTTCATCAACCCGAGATCATAACCAGAGAGATAGGTGCGTTACTACTCCTTGCTTGGCCTCAGGTCCGGTGGTGCTAAAATCTGATTGCAtgcgtgggaggggggcgaccacATAAAATTTATTAAATTTATTGTGTATCAGAGTGTTTGCACCACCACGGTATTTTATATAGATTATTATGCTCAAGGTGATAGATGTAAGTAGACTCTAGACGTATTCTGCATTTAGAAGTCTCCCAAACGCTTTTCAGTGCCAATCTTAAGTTAAAACTGTATAATATTTTTGCATAAGTAACTTACAACTTGGctttatacataattatatagttTATGTACTGTTTCCGGGACCTACTATCACCAGCTCCAAAATTTAGCTTGGAACTGGAAAGTGTGGCTTTTCCACCGAGAAATCATAGCAGACTGGTTTAAGTTTAACTGGTTTGCTGGGCTACAGCATGCCATTTTCAGTGCTGTGAAAATCTACAACATAACAATGCAGTTTTACCAACACACAAATTGATTCAAACTCAGAGCAGAGGAAATTAAGATTATTCGCATAGAATCAAATGCAATGATATACCAGCTTATTTCTTACTCCTGTAACAACACAGATATCACAGCTCTGGCAGACACAGGAGCCACCACAGCCATTGTGATCGGCAATGATGACATCCTGATATGTGGGGTCTGCCACAGGCAATGGAACGATGTCAGTGACTACTTGGCACACAGAGCAGAGCGTAAGTCAACAGCTTTACATGTTATGTTACACGATACAATTTTTGGCTTGATTCTTTGTCACAGATTGTGGCAAGTATTGTCACAATAAAGCAGAAATAAAGATTGAGGTTCAGTACCCTTTTGAATCACTGAGACTTAGAAGGGTTATGTCGcaaaacatttgtaactgataCATGTTGTTGGAATGTTGGTTGAATTTTAACTTAGGAGCAATATTTGAATTCAATTGAAGGCCAAATCATTTCTTACATAGACTAATTGATAGCCAAAAAATATCTGCATTTTATTATCTGCTTTATGAATCTTTGATGTTATTCTTTCTTTCAGACCCTACAGCTACAGGTGTCCATCGATGTGAGCTTTGCAAGAAAACATTCAGCCACATTGCAGTCCTTCTGGACCACTACAAGAGCAAGCACAGGGTGCCTGTTATACTAGAAGAACCTCAGCTGGTTCCAAACAATGGAATCGTGGTAAACCAGCCCATTGAAAGTCAAATGAAGGATGAGAGAAACAACGTGGCAGAGGTGCTTCAGGAACCCACACAGGAACAGAAGGGTGATTTCAATTTCGTCCTGATCACAGAGACTATAAAAGGGTCAACATTTGAGTATGGTAAAATAGCCTTCAAGTGCCTCTATTGTGACTTTAAGGGGTTCTCCAAGTCAGCTATCGTGCTTCACATGCAAGACAGGCACCAGGATGTGCTGAATGGAGACCAGAATGTTCAGCCTAAAGAAGTTGTCAACAGCAAAAATGCTAAAGTCACCAGCCTGTCTGCATATAACCAGTCCAGCAAGGAGTCCACAAAGAGAACTAAGAAGTCCAGGAGGCGGAGAACGGGGGGTCCCAAGCCCAATGCAGAGGGACAGTTCCCTTGtgtgaaatgtaacaaaatgtttCACCGCAGTAGATCATTACGTATCCACCTAGAAACACACAGGACAGAGAGGAACTTCCTGTGTGACACTTGTGGGAAAGCTTTCAAGTCTCGCACAAGACTCACCGTACACAGGAAGGTCCATAAAGAGAAGATCTTTAAATGCATCCAGTGCGACTTCACCTCCACAGTTAATGCTGCTATCCATGCCCACAGGCAGGTGCACTCCCAGGGTAGTGTACTGTGTGACATCTGTGGAAGTGCGTACACAGACAAGTCCACACTCAACAAGCACATGCGCGTACATTCCCGCGATCGGCCCTACGCGTGTACCATCCAGGGCTGCACGTGGAGGTTCAAGAGTGAAACGATGTGTAAGGCGCACATCCGCGGCCACACCACCCAGGGCCGCTTCAAGTGCAGCGTCTGCGGCTACGTGTTCCGACACAAGCACCACCTGCAGCGCCATGAGACCAAGATGCACGGCGTCCAGCTGTCCAAGAGCCGCCCCCAGCCTCGGCACGAGAAACAGACCATCACCACGCAGGTGGTGCAGCCTGACCTGACGTTACCCCCGCTCCCCGGGCACCTGCAGCAGGTGGTGGTGGCCACGGACAGCCAGGGAAACGCCCTGACATACGAAGCCGCTGACTTGTCTGCTCTGAACATCTCTTACCAAACACTCATCTCCTCACAGGACACCAGGACTATTTTCACCACTAGTGCTCATGACCCACAAAACTTGTATGGCCAGTAGTTTGAGCTGTTGGCATCACATCAGACAGTAATAATTTGTTGTAAAGTGAGTGTTTTTCACTGATAATCTGGGATGGAATGCTAGTATCTCTGAGTATGATACTTCAATATGACTCTATGGGTATATAGAGTACATATAATTTGTATTAGATGAACAATAAACTAACTATTCCCTGAAATTTTTTAGCTTGACAAAAATGATTGGGCATGATAAAGATTATTTGAAGTTTAAGTACTAGTAAAAAAGTGTGCTAACATTGTTAGGGTCCCTGCCTATCATGTTCTGATAGAAATGCCATGAGTCATTAAGATAATGTTCAGTTCAGAATAAATTCATCGTTAGTCTTTGTACTGGGTGTGCCAGTTAAATTTGGAAAGGCTGACAAAGATTTTTGGTAATTATAGTACCAAAACTTCAGCCACATCCAAAGAAGCATTCTAAGTTCAATTGTAATTGAAATAAATGGCCAGATTACTTATGAATAGGTTTATGGTTTAACCAATGAGTGTGTTAGCAAACTTAACACGGGGAATAAACTGATAAATAGCCTTGACACATTTGTGTTGTCGTTTTCTTATTGTGGCAGCTAGGTTTTTGTCATGTAGTACATTATGATTATGTAATAAGCAATAACTAACTGTCTAATACTATAGTAATAGATGGTTCTGTACGATCAATTGTTGAGTGAAAACTCCTTGATCCCTGTATTTTGGGCTTTGGTGTTTTCATATTGTGGTAGTATAAATATTTGTTGATTCAAATAAATATAATTTTCAGGCATGCAACAGCCCTTTTTGACTGCATCAAAACATTTTGCTTATGGTACTTTCTATATCCTGTACTTTACTGAGTGACCAATTACAGTTTGCTCTGTTTCTCATCCACCTTTCTGTCCAGCATGTTGATTGATTGCTTTGCCTGAATGCCTTCTGATGTGGTATAAAGCTTCTGTACTCCCTCGAAAACATTTCACTAGTCTAAGGAGTAATATTCATCAGGTATCATTGATCACAAAAATAACGGACTGcttgtttgtcaatgttaagAATGTCTTGAAGGCATCAACTCCAAGAAAAGAATGACATACAAATCCAAGTCTCTCTGAGCACCTTTATTTACATGTCTTCTAAGTGTGATAGATCCAACTACAAAGTTACATGTGTCACTGCTTGGTTGGATCGGGAAACTTGTATGTGTAGTTCCTTTTGCAGGTACAGATATTTAGACATAATAGTATATCCCTTTGAAAATTTCTGTCCAAAATTTTGCTCCTCATCACATTTAGACGCAAGTTGAAGCACTGTTTAAGCAAGTATCCACACACATCAGAGAGTAGGTACTCAACATGGTAAAATTTTGCTCACACTATAGTTGTGTTTAAAGTATGTGTATGCACTTGTCATTATTTCTTTTCCTCTGTGGGATTTTCTTCTAGCGGTGCCTCGTGGCCCCTGCCCTGGGTGTCCATGAGCGGTTTGGAGCCCTGCCTGTGTGCTGGAAACGTCTCCCAGGTGCTGGACAGGTCAAACTTGCGGAACTCCTGTGCTAGCTCCACTGGCTCCTGGACAATCCGCTTCAGCTCATTGTCATACCTTATCTGTGGGCAGAGACATGTTTGTGAGAGTCGTTCCCGATTTCCAACGTCACAAAAATCAcagaaaagaatatttcagGATGTTTACATAAGTATGTTAACCAGAACAGAAAAGGGTACACATTACATGTGAATACTCTGAGGTCGATGATTTACCAAAATGCACATGATATTGATCTGAGATTCATGAGAATTCACCCTGTGGAAATAATTAAAAACTGATTCAACAAGAAAGTATGCAAAGATATTTTTAAGACCATAGAAATTATAGACTCTGCAAACAAAATACATACAACTTCCAAGTTATGGAGTGTAACCAAGTTCTTTTTACCTCTACATAACCGCTGAGAGGAAAGTCCTTCCTGAATGGATGGCCCTCAAACCCGTAGTCTGTGAGAATCCGCCGCAGATCAGGGTGGTTGGAGAAGTACACCCCGTACATGTCCCATGCCTTGGTATAACACAAATCATCACATCAAACACGTGCTACAGGATGGCATGTAACAGTAACTCCTGTAAAAGTGAATTTTGCTTTTGGTTCCATCTAGATTTCACCAAGACTGTACATCAGATCTTGAAGCATGGCTAGGCCACACAAATTGGCCACTCAGATTAGCCTGTGTAACACAAAATCTGCTGACCAGGCCTATAACTGCCCCTCCCCAGTTGAACATTGGGAGTACTGCTATAACTTAGAGAGACTTAATCAGGCTACTCTCAGATTAACTATAAAAGActctttattcttttttttttcgggtCAGAGAACATGTGCTTTGAGGCTGCAAGACTATCAATAGTTCTCACCTCTCTTTCGTACCAATCAGCTGCCTTGAAGACCGAGTAGCAGGACTCGATGGGGGTGATCTCGTCGGTGTAGGTGCGGACCCGGATGCGGGAGTTGTAGGTGAGGGACATGAGCATGTACACCAGCTGGAGGGTACAGAAAACTCAGTGAGTGATAACTACATCATGCACacacaacaaatcattcaaaaAAGGTTACATACATCATTCTGTTATATACTCTAAAGCATCAAGGTAAAGAACTTTTTTATACCAGTAATACCCTTGTCACCTAATCCACAATCTTTGGGCGTATGGATGAAAGAtcagccatatttaagatcgacagagagTTGCACgtatttttcaactgaaaaccGCCCGTGTCACATAcaagccatacattgtaccttgtacaattgttgtgcaataaagttattattgtaaGCGAGGCTCGGGAGATTGcagcagaatcgtcgtccgatcgattttcgccaaatgtgatgGGCATAAGAAGCATATTGGGCATATGGCATCGAAATCAGATGCTGGGCAGTGTGTTCTAATCAGGCTTAACAATGCAGGGAGTATCCTAAGGTTATAGAACACATGTAACTTGTGCCAGACATGGTTACATTCATGTGTTTATAGGGTTTTGTTTATGTGCTGTTGGTCTATTAGTTTGTTATAGCAAATCAACTTTGGCCTGGGATAAACAACAAGTCAACATACTGAAGGCTATATATAGTGCCTTTGTTATGACGTCAGGCTGAAATAGCCAGAGGCACCAGTGTTGTTGTTTGAGTTGGTTTAAGGGATACAATACTGTGCAGCTGTATTTACTTTCAATGATACTTGCAGTAATGTACCATATGGTTATGATAATGTATTACAGTAACAAATTCAGTCTTGGttttataaacaacaacatctttCAAACAGTTGTGTGAGACAATAGTTTGACGTCTGACTTCTAGATATGGCATAGATAAAATAAATTACAGACAATGATGCTAACTTTGGTATTCAACACCCTTTTGCTTCATGTGAATTCACCCCACGCATTGGGTGATACTGAGTGATAGCTATTCTATCCAAGCTGTCTTCTACGCCATGCCTCGTGCCGAAAATATGAGAAAAGAATAGAATCACCATCTGTGGATGAAGAACACTTGCCATTTTCAGACTCAAAGTTTTGCTGAGTATATGCTGTTGGAGGTCATGGTGGATCAATGCAGGGTCACCAGTTATGACTGTTTTCAACTGGGTGGATCCCTTCATTCTCTAAAAATAATTATTGAAAGCCTGAAAGGCAGGTCACATTTCCGGTCACCAAGAAGCTGtaagtttgatttttcatttttgactCCTCTTCATTGCTGTCATTGATAAGATACAGCTGTTTATGATGTCAATTCTTTACTGTTACAGAATAGAGGAAACATCAGCTATGCTCTTGAGAAAAGCGTTTTCCGGTGGACTTGTGGTGGGAGGTACCATGTTGTCACTTCTACTAATCATGGTTCACCAATTATATCAGCCAAGTACATTCTCTCAAGGCTACACATCGACACAGCCTGATACTCTACAGGCTGGCGTAAGCAACATGATCCACAGGTGAGTAGAAATCACAGAGCCTGATTTAGCTGGATTAAATCCGTACCTTGTTGTACTTTTAGGTGACAAGTGCTGTGATTTGATTCATAAATGGAAGCTTAACATAGGGTCAGATGAGTCCATTGGCCCGATCCCCCAGGGAAGTGCACATCCAACCGTACTTGCCTGACCCGGTCAGTATGACTTTTCCATGGGTGCGATTCATGCGATTTCCATTCATATAGGTAGATATTGGTTCACTAGCCTGGCTAAATCATGCTTCCAGCGGCTCGCAAAACTGACCAGCCTTAGAAGCTTGTCAGACATGTAGTAAGATGAAGATTCATCTAGTTTCCTACAAGCACAAGACATCCACACAATGTATAGATTATGAAAGCAGGAACTGTTCTAATACCTTACATTATCAGTCTTACAAGTAGGGACAACATTATAACATGCTTTAAAGTGATTTTCTAAATGTAAAATGAGATGATTTCCTTGTtgcaaataaaaatgtacagaaatacaaaattaattaAATTCTGCC includes:
- the LOC118418481 gene encoding zinc finger protein 660-like — protein: MAAVHQPEIITREIDITALADTGATTAIVIGNDDILICGVCHRQWNDVSDYLAHRAEHPTATGVHRCELCKKTFSHIAVLLDHYKSKHRVPVILEEPQLVPNNGIVVNQPIESQMKDERNNVAEVLQEPTQEQKGDFNFVLITETIKGSTFEYGKIAFKCLYCDFKGFSKSAIVLHMQDRHQDVLNGDQNVQPKEVVNSKNAKVTSLSAYNQSSKESTKRTKKSRRRRTGGPKPNAEGQFPCVKCNKMFHRSRSLRIHLETHRTERNFLCDTCGKAFKSRTRLTVHRKVHKEKIFKCIQCDFTSTVNAAIHAHRQVHSQGSVLCDICGSAYTDKSTLNKHMRVHSRDRPYACTIQGCTWRFKSETMCKAHIRGHTTQGRFKCSVCGYVFRHKHHLQRHETKMHGVQLSKSRPQPRHEKQTITTQVVQPDLTLPPLPGHLQQVVVATDSQGNALTYEAADLSALNISYQTLISSQDTRTIFTTSAHDPQNLYGQ
- the LOC118418519 gene encoding NADH dehydrogenase [ubiquinone] iron-sulfur protein 3, mitochondrial-like; this translates as MAACLGRLLHSSGNLLRNGAHLKRQALHTSARVLCSNASGGLTTIRPQDEVMRNQLTVFGEYVAECLPKYVQTVQVTSQNELEVLISPEGVVPVLSFLKDHHNAQFKSLADIACVDMPTKPYRFELVYMLMSLTYNSRIRVRTYTDEITPIESCYSVFKAADWYEREAWDMYGVYFSNHPDLRRILTDYGFEGHPFRKDFPLSGYVEIRYDNELKRIVQEPVELAQEFRKFDLSSTWETFPAHRQGSKPLMDTQGRGHEAPLEENPTEEKK